The proteins below are encoded in one region of Strix aluco isolate bStrAlu1 chromosome 8, bStrAlu1.hap1, whole genome shotgun sequence:
- the PTGS2 gene encoding prostaglandin G/H synthase 2 isoform X2: protein MANPCCSNPCQNRGVCMTTGFDRYECDCTRTGYYGENCTTPEFFTWLRLTLKPSPNTVHYILTHFKGAWNIINNIPFLRDAIMRYVLTSRSHLIDSPPTYNSDYSYKSWEAYSNLSYYTRSLPPVGLDCPTPMGIKGKKELPDSKLIVEKFLLRRKFIPDPQGTNVMFTFFAQHFTHQFFKTDHKKGPGFTKALGHGVDLNHIYGETLERQLKLRLLKDGKLKYQMIDGEMYPPTVKDTQAEMIYPPHVPEHLQFSVGQEVFGLVPGLMMYATIWLREHNRVCDILKREHPEWDDEQLFQTTRLILIGETIKIVIEDYVQHLSGYHFKLKFDPELLFNQRFQYQNRIAAEFNTLYHWHPLLPDTFQIHDQEYTFQQFLYNNSIMLEHGLSHMVKSFSKQSAGRVAGGKNVPAAVQKVAKASIDQSRQMRYQSLNEYRKRFMLKPFKSFEELTGEKEMAAELEELYGDIDAMELYPGLLVEKPRPGAIFGETMVEIGAPFSLKGLMGNAICSPEYWKPSTFGGKVGFEIINTASLQKLVCNNVKGCPFTAFHILNPEPTEATINVSTSKTAMEDINPTLLLKERSAEL from the exons ATGG CCAACCCTTGCTGCTCCAACCCCTGTCAGAACAGAGGAGTATGCATGACAACGGGCTTTGACCGGTACGAATGCGACTGTACAAGGACAGGATATTATGGGGAAAACTGTACAACAC CGGAATTCTTCACATGGCTGAGGCTAACACTGAAACCTTCACCAAATACTGTCCACTACATCCTCACCCACTTCAAAGGAGCCTGGAATATCATTAACAACATTCCCTTCTTACGAGATGCTATTATGAGATATGTATTAACGT caagaTCACACTTGATTGACAGCCCACCAACTTACAACAGTGATTATAGTTACAAAAGCTGGGAAGCTTATTCCAATCTTTCCTATTACACAAGAAGCCTTCCACCAGTGGGACTTGACTGTCCAACACCAATGGGTATTAAAG GTAAGAAAGAGCTCCCAGATTCAAAGCTGATTGTGGAGAAGTTTTTGCTAAGGAGAAAATTTATTCCTGACCCGCAAGGCACAAATGTGATGTTCACATTCTTTGCCCAACACTTCACTCATCAGTTCTTTAAGACGGACCACAAGAAAGGACCTGGCTTCACCAAAGCTCTCGGCCATGGG GTTGACTTGAACCATATTTATGGAGAGACTCTGGAGAGACAACTTAAACTGAGGCTTCTAAAGGATGGGAAGCTAAAATACCAG ATGATTGATGGAGAAATGTATCCACCAACAGTGAAGGACACGCAGGCAGAGATGATCTACCCTCCTCACGTACCTGAACACTTGCAGTTCTCTGTTGGGCAGGAGGTGTTTGGTTTGGTCCCAGGCTTGATGATGTACGCTACAATATGGCTGAGGGAACACAACCGGGTCTGTGACATCCTGAAACGGGAGCATCCAGAGTGGGATGATGAGCAGCTGTTCCAAACTACCAGACTCATATTGATAG GAGAGACAATCAAGATTGTTATTGAGGACTATGTGCAACACTTGAGTGGCTACCACTTCAAACTCAAGTTCGATCCTGAGCTGCTGTTCAACCAGCGGTTTCAATACCAGAACAGAATTGCAGCCGAATTCAATACTCTCTACCACTGGCACCCGCTTCTGCCTGACACTTTCCAGATACACGACCAGGAGTACACTTTCCAGCAGTTCCTCTACAACAACTCTATAATGCTGGAACACGGCCTTTCCCATATGGTGAAATCTTTCTCCAAGCAAAGTGCTGGCAGG GTTGCTGGTGGGAAAAATGTTCCTGCTGCAGTACAGAAAGTAGCAAAGGCTTCGATTGACCAAAGCAGACAAATGAGATACCAGTCCTTGAATGAGTACAGGAAACGGTTCATGCTGAAACCGTTCAAATCATTTGAAGAACTTACAG gagaaaaagaaatggcagCTGAACTGGAAGAGCTTTATGGAGACATTGATGCCATGGAGCTGTACCCTGGCCTTCTCGTAGAAAAGCCACGACCAGGTGCCATCTTCGGTGAAACGATGGTGGAGATTGGAGCACCGTTCTCTCTGAAAGGACTGATGGGAAATGCAATCTGCTCCCCTGAGTACTGGAAGCCTAGCACCTTCGGTGGAAAAGTGGGCTTTGAGATAATCAATACTGCCTCCTTACAGAAGCTCGTCTGCAACAACGTGAAAGGCTGTCCTTTCACTGCCTTCCACATCTTAAATCCTGAACCCACAGAAGCAACTATTAATGTTAGTACCTCAAAAACAGCAATGGAAGATATCAACCCCACACTACTACTGAAAGAGAGATCTGCTGAGTTGTAA
- the PTGS2 gene encoding prostaglandin G/H synthase 2 isoform X1, with amino-acid sequence MLLPCALLLPCALAAALLAAGHAANPCCSNPCQNRGVCMTTGFDRYECDCTRTGYYGENCTTPEFFTWLRLTLKPSPNTVHYILTHFKGAWNIINNIPFLRDAIMRYVLTSRSHLIDSPPTYNSDYSYKSWEAYSNLSYYTRSLPPVGLDCPTPMGIKGKKELPDSKLIVEKFLLRRKFIPDPQGTNVMFTFFAQHFTHQFFKTDHKKGPGFTKALGHGVDLNHIYGETLERQLKLRLLKDGKLKYQMIDGEMYPPTVKDTQAEMIYPPHVPEHLQFSVGQEVFGLVPGLMMYATIWLREHNRVCDILKREHPEWDDEQLFQTTRLILIGETIKIVIEDYVQHLSGYHFKLKFDPELLFNQRFQYQNRIAAEFNTLYHWHPLLPDTFQIHDQEYTFQQFLYNNSIMLEHGLSHMVKSFSKQSAGRVAGGKNVPAAVQKVAKASIDQSRQMRYQSLNEYRKRFMLKPFKSFEELTGEKEMAAELEELYGDIDAMELYPGLLVEKPRPGAIFGETMVEIGAPFSLKGLMGNAICSPEYWKPSTFGGKVGFEIINTASLQKLVCNNVKGCPFTAFHILNPEPTEATINVSTSKTAMEDINPTLLLKERSAEL; translated from the exons ATGCTCCTGCCCTgcgccctgctcctgccctgcgcCTTGGCGGCCGCGCTCCTGGCTGCCGGCCACGCAG CCAACCCTTGCTGCTCCAACCCCTGTCAGAACAGAGGAGTATGCATGACAACGGGCTTTGACCGGTACGAATGCGACTGTACAAGGACAGGATATTATGGGGAAAACTGTACAACAC CGGAATTCTTCACATGGCTGAGGCTAACACTGAAACCTTCACCAAATACTGTCCACTACATCCTCACCCACTTCAAAGGAGCCTGGAATATCATTAACAACATTCCCTTCTTACGAGATGCTATTATGAGATATGTATTAACGT caagaTCACACTTGATTGACAGCCCACCAACTTACAACAGTGATTATAGTTACAAAAGCTGGGAAGCTTATTCCAATCTTTCCTATTACACAAGAAGCCTTCCACCAGTGGGACTTGACTGTCCAACACCAATGGGTATTAAAG GTAAGAAAGAGCTCCCAGATTCAAAGCTGATTGTGGAGAAGTTTTTGCTAAGGAGAAAATTTATTCCTGACCCGCAAGGCACAAATGTGATGTTCACATTCTTTGCCCAACACTTCACTCATCAGTTCTTTAAGACGGACCACAAGAAAGGACCTGGCTTCACCAAAGCTCTCGGCCATGGG GTTGACTTGAACCATATTTATGGAGAGACTCTGGAGAGACAACTTAAACTGAGGCTTCTAAAGGATGGGAAGCTAAAATACCAG ATGATTGATGGAGAAATGTATCCACCAACAGTGAAGGACACGCAGGCAGAGATGATCTACCCTCCTCACGTACCTGAACACTTGCAGTTCTCTGTTGGGCAGGAGGTGTTTGGTTTGGTCCCAGGCTTGATGATGTACGCTACAATATGGCTGAGGGAACACAACCGGGTCTGTGACATCCTGAAACGGGAGCATCCAGAGTGGGATGATGAGCAGCTGTTCCAAACTACCAGACTCATATTGATAG GAGAGACAATCAAGATTGTTATTGAGGACTATGTGCAACACTTGAGTGGCTACCACTTCAAACTCAAGTTCGATCCTGAGCTGCTGTTCAACCAGCGGTTTCAATACCAGAACAGAATTGCAGCCGAATTCAATACTCTCTACCACTGGCACCCGCTTCTGCCTGACACTTTCCAGATACACGACCAGGAGTACACTTTCCAGCAGTTCCTCTACAACAACTCTATAATGCTGGAACACGGCCTTTCCCATATGGTGAAATCTTTCTCCAAGCAAAGTGCTGGCAGG GTTGCTGGTGGGAAAAATGTTCCTGCTGCAGTACAGAAAGTAGCAAAGGCTTCGATTGACCAAAGCAGACAAATGAGATACCAGTCCTTGAATGAGTACAGGAAACGGTTCATGCTGAAACCGTTCAAATCATTTGAAGAACTTACAG gagaaaaagaaatggcagCTGAACTGGAAGAGCTTTATGGAGACATTGATGCCATGGAGCTGTACCCTGGCCTTCTCGTAGAAAAGCCACGACCAGGTGCCATCTTCGGTGAAACGATGGTGGAGATTGGAGCACCGTTCTCTCTGAAAGGACTGATGGGAAATGCAATCTGCTCCCCTGAGTACTGGAAGCCTAGCACCTTCGGTGGAAAAGTGGGCTTTGAGATAATCAATACTGCCTCCTTACAGAAGCTCGTCTGCAACAACGTGAAAGGCTGTCCTTTCACTGCCTTCCACATCTTAAATCCTGAACCCACAGAAGCAACTATTAATGTTAGTACCTCAAAAACAGCAATGGAAGATATCAACCCCACACTACTACTGAAAGAGAGATCTGCTGAGTTGTAA